The sequence TGGCAGTACTGGTGAAGTGAGCAGTGAAGGGCTGGTAGGGGACAGCCTCCACTGTCTGCACACTGTACCGGGGGTAAGGCTGCACCGACGCCCACACGTTGCAGTTCAGAGAGGGGGGAACCAGGTCGTCAGCCCCCACAGCCCCTTGGccgttctctccctccatccctccgtacATACAGGCCTCCCTGGAGCTTATGGCCTCACCGCAGTAGGGGTGGGACAACAGTGGCGGCTCATAGGAGGGAGGAGAACGGAAGTAGTGTTCCTCCGAGACTGCTGGAGGAGCCGTGTCCAGATACGGCCGTTTACAACCCAGTTCCAAGTGCCTGGTGTTATCTGTAAAGAAATGAAGATTGAATCATCATAACTGAATGCAAAAACTCAATGTATCACCCTGCTTTCCTATGATGCTTCTTCATACTGTTCGGAACTGTGTACCAATCCATTTATATTGGGTGATATTGATGTGTAGCACCAAAAGATGTGTTGCAAGACAACAAAGTTTTCTGAAAGACTAATGAGGACTGCCCATTGTCTGTGATTGACAGGTGTGGAGATTTTCAGGTAGGTCTGTAGCTAACCCACCTCTGTGTTTAAAGCAGTGGTAGAGCAGGCTGGGCTCTCGGCTGGAAGGGAAGGAATTGGAGATGTGTTCCTGGTGGTCTGAGTTCCCCAGGGGCACCCCACCCTCATACTGGTAGTGGGACAGGACCTGGGGGTGCCCCGACAGGTGTACCCCAGCTCCCAGCTTCCCCGTCAGGTGACCGTGTGAGGATAGGAGCCTCTGGCGAACCATGTTCTTAGAAATCACTGGGTAGTCTTTTCTACGGACAGGAAGGAGAAACAAGAATGGAAGGATTAGCGTTACAGTGTGGGGGAAGCTagtctgaaaatatagtttaacaagccaattacttcacactggaagaagttaagctataccaaagctacccttaagaaaaatatagtttacttacttaagttactttgaaaaagtagttcactacatccaaactacttagTGAAAAATGAtcatatctaaatctgaaatgtcatagactacaaattgcaagaacagatcactctggagtcagatgttaaccgAATGTGTAGTTTAAACACAAAAAGTGATTATGCACACAAAAAAAggtgtttcaagtgagaattggGCAGGTCTGATGTAAAAAAGAAGGTACATTCTTGCCTACACCCATATGTTATttttgctagttagctagttagctacaccactacatggcaactactgaaaacactaccaagatttgaatttagttcaactaccaccaagctactgcaaaatgtaattaaattactaaatgtagttcactactccccaacacttgCGTTAATAGATTCTACTTTGCAGAGAGAGAACGATGTATTAAAGGAAGCAAGCACAGTTAATCCATTCACAGGTGGGGAAAGAATCTGCTTAAGGAAGAAATGGAACAAGTTCCAAAAGGAAAAAATGGTTCCAATGAATGATGTACTGTGTCAAAAGAAGAATTGTTTCCATGATAAAGTAAATATTCCATATACTTTTATTGAGTGGCACATTCCCATAAACATACGGAACATACCCCTGGAGTCTGGAGACACGCAGGTCCCCTTCATCGCTGCCACGGAAACCCTTGGCAAACGGATTGTTCTCGATCTTTAGCTGAGTTATCTGGGAAGACAGCAACATATCTTGTCACTGCACTGACTCATCATGAAATGTGCAGCTAGGTTCAGTCAAAACTTGACTATGAAAACTTGACTTGATCTATAACTGTTCATTTTGGATTTGGAACCTTTCTCCTGCAGATAGTGTTTTGAAGACACGCTCTCGTATTACTGACATTAGAAACGTGTCAGACTATGTGCAGAAGACGttgaacatcagacagcaggtgGACAACTACATGCTTGGTACACATACTGTACCTTATGGTTCTGGTAGGAGGTGACGGAGATGAAGGCTGTCTCATGAAACACGTGAGTGCAGTAGGCTGTGTTCTTAGACCCAAAGGCGTTGTTCTCGTCGGCCTTGACGATGTGGAGCCGAGGCTGGTACTTGTGCATCGAGTTCAGGATGATCTATCAGTGGGAAGGAAGGAAATGTAGAAGAATAGAAAAACCAGTACAAGGTCAGACCAACAAAGTCGTTCACAGCACACAGTCCTCTTAGAGGCACCAGTGAATGACCGGCCACCACCACAGTCTTGAGACTTTTTAAGATGTTTGTTTAAGAGGttagttttttccccctttaAATGAATGATTGTCCCTGGCCTAGATACTAAAAGCCAAGTGATGTAATTGTATTGACTTGAATAGACTCATAGTGTGAATGGCGTGCTTAAGATGCTCAGGTTTTCCATGGCTAGCCTTTTTTGGAGGTAGGCCTATTTTAATGCTCCTGGAGTCGGCGTTAGTGTGCATACAATGCCCAACTTTGTCCATACAATGTGGACATTTGTCAATGTAGTGTAGTTCAATGTGTTGATACTGAAAAGTGGGCACCCCTTTGTCACACTTGAGTTGCAACTGTATAGTGCATTAATCAGCACGTGTGGAGTGTGCTCAATGTTTGGGTTGGGGGGGGCTAGGTCAGCACATCGGCACCAGTCTGCTCAGAGTAGCCCAGTAGCCTAGGAACATGCTCACTGGAGCGTCAGCAGGACTGGAGCAGGGTCATCTCCAGCGTAACTCTGTCAGGACCGATGAGCATCAAGCTCTCCCACCTCTCCTACCTTCTAGACTCACAGCCCGCTGGTACTAGAGCCTTGACTTAAGAGGCCAGCCCCTCCAGGAGGCTACCACAGGAAGAGGTTAAGACTAatttgggaggacgggctcatagtaatggctagaACGGAATAAATTGAATGGTATCGAACACATCAAATGcacggtttccatgtgtttgataccactccattccagccattattatgagccaatctcccctcagcagcctcctatgCTATCAGGGCACAGGCGGCCGGGGTCATAGTTGCACCCTGAACAGCCCAATGCTCACATGCCCCTTCCCCCTTTTTGTTGGGGCAAGGTTCAGACAGAGATAATCAATTGGTTCATTGGCTGACTACAGACCCTGTAGTGACGAAACTGATAGAAATAAGCTAGTGGTTGGTTGACTGGAGACTATGGTCACGACCTTTGTCTAGTCTGCTAGTCTGGCCGGGGTCTGTCTGGAGGCAGTGCAGGAAGGAGTCTGACTCCCTCTGTGCTGTCTGGTTGCATTGATCAGGACAAGCCTTCCTTGGATCAATCCAGAACCAAATCATGCATTCTCTCTTTCATCTTTTGGGTAAAAAAGCCAGCCCCAGACAGTCTGCTAACTGGTTTATAAACCAAGACACGCAGTGACAGCTGGGAAGTGACAGCATTTCAGGAGTGATTCCTTGGACCATCTCTTGGTCAACAGTAGCAGGGGTCAGTGGGAGCCCAGATCCCAGATCAGTGATAGTGTTTTTACTGCTGATGCTGACAGGTCAGATCCCAGATCAGTGATAGTGTTTTTACTGCTGATGCTGAGAGGTCAGCAGCAAAGGGAGGGGAAGGGCAGAGTTTGTGGGGGATGGTCAGGAAGGGGAAGGGTTGTCATAGATCTGAGATACCCCTGGGTTGAATCAAGCTGATGGCCATCCTGCTCTGGACTGTGGACTAGCAGCCATGCTGACCCACATACTTGAACACACAGTCATGCAGACCGCATACTCACATATACATAAACAAACACTCTTGAAAAGACACACTCTCAAATGCACAAACAACAGAGTCTGTCATTGACTGTCATTAGCTCACTTCACAAGCTGTTTTATTTCAACTGTGGGTCAGTTtatagcaggggtgtcaaactcattttgcctCTCGGTCTTGGCAGTTAAAATTGGTCATATTTCCTAGGAGTCAAAATATGAAAAAAATAGTCCTCTATCCATCATTTCTAGAGTTTTCtgtgctccctgactgtctagctttcatttcagTGATTATTAGCGAGCTAGATTTTATCCCTCCCACCCCCATGGGCCGTATGCcatatgtttgacacccctggtttaGTGGGTCAGGTGGGTGGTGGATCCAGTGCTATGCAggccagagggagggagaggctctCTGGCTCCCCTGCTGGCGTGGGCTGTTCTATCAGCAGGGCTTAGTAAGacctggcccctctctctctctttgtcctcatTACTCGCCCTTATCACTATCCAGGCGGCGGACTCAACCTGACAGCGAGCCCCGCCACTGATCCCAGGGGTTATGAACCTAATGAGCTCGCCTTCTGACGGGATGGCTTTGGACAAGCCTTCCCAGAGTTCCTCTGGGCAGCACTGCTGCCGCAGTCACACTTCTCACTCCCTCTGTGGCAAGATGCTCACTTTCTCTCGTATGCtttctctcgcttcctctcttctctcaccgtcACTCCCTCCACTTCAGTCCATCTTTcaccctctctcctgctctcttcctTTTCCTCTCTGGCCATCCTTCCTCGagtccttccccctctctcactctcattccATGAAGACAGCTTTATGACTCTGTCTCTTGTTAAAAAACACATCTATTCGGCTGTTGTTTTAACACTAGTCTTTTTAAGTCTCATCTACTGTGTAGTTTTGACAAAATGAGCTGTGTCCAATCACCTCTCTTGTTTTACATGACCAGGAGAAGTGATAAGCTCTATTGTGTGAAATGACCCAGTGCCTTCCTGGGATGTGAATTCACCTAAATTGTGAGGCATCAgtaaagggaaagagggatagctagtcagttgtataactgaatgcatcttctgcatttaacccaacccctctgaatcagagaggtgcagcggggctgccttaatcgacatccacgtcatcggcacccggggaacagtaggttaactgccatGCTCAtggtcagaacgacagatttttacctagtcagctcggggttTCGTTACCTGCCGCCCAgctaatcatctctctctctctctctctctacccctttacAGTTAATTTAGCTTAAAGATTATAAACGTTGACATTAGTTTGTAGACTGAGGATCACTCACATGCCCAAAGGGGTCCAGGTGGTTGTTGGTGAGCTTTAGCTTCTGGAAGGACACCATCTGCCTCATCCAGTGGGCTCCTGTAGCAGGGGAGTCTGGATGGACATAGAGCCTCCCTGGCATGGCCGGCTCTGCCTTGCCTGCCACCATCCTGagtagaaagagaaggagaagagagaagaacgagagtgggaaggaaagagagggagatgaagagaaaaATGAAGGTGCAACGTCGTGATCGTCATAAGGACCCCTTGGCTAGCAGCAACCAACGACCATTACTCTGCCAAGATGTCTCAGCCATTGTGGCAATCCAGCAACCATATGCAACCCAGCAGCCCAGTGATCTAGCAAACCCTATTGTCAACCTCTTGTCACGGCATGGCTAAATCTTCCAGCAGCCACACAACTCCATTCAGGCTCACTGATTGTCCTCTGATGCCGAAGAATCCCTTTTTTATAACAAACACATGTAGCTCCAGTCAGTAATGGCAGCGGTTTCAGCCGTCACACTATGGGCTATAGGAACCATTCCTCCAGACTGgaggtggtggttggtggtggctGCTTCAACCGTAACATCACTGCTAATTACGCTCCTCCAAGGTGTCGCTGAGAAACTCCAGAACCCACGCTGGCAAACGCTGGGATTCCAGGCCCTCCCAGGCCATCCCACAAAGATCGGGAACAAATGGCTGTAAAACAAGAAATGGCTGGGTTTCTGCTGGAGAAAGCAAAGCACAGTTGTGCATTTTATGGGGGCTTTGTTTGggtctcaaatggtaccctgcattgtgcactacttttgactacggGCCctgggattagggtgccatttaggatgcagactTTTCTTTTCTTGGCGTGACGTCGGGTTCTGGTTTCAGTACGCCCTACCCTGGAGACGGTTGTTTTGTCATTTGCACGGCCAGCAGTGCCAACGGTTGATGCTGCAGAAGCAGGCTGTGGTGGCATCACCGGTCATGGCCAGAGGGATACAGTTTATATCAAATTGATGTCAAAAGTTGCatttttttgcattttagctaaacctaacccttttcctaaccttaacctaactctcctaacctgctgcgttaattctccaAACGCGTTTTGAAAAGTCAATTCTTTCTGGTCAATTCTAACATGTTGTTTCCTCTCTAGGCATCACCCAAAGTAAAGGGTCACTGGAAGGCCAGTGGGTACAGCCAAGCTGTTTTTATCCCGTAGGTTTTGACAGGCGGCTTGCCAGTGCCCTGCGGTAATGAACTGTGTGCTAATGACAATCCGTAGCTACAGTTAAGTTTGAGCAGTGACTGAGACATGAGGTTCTGGTCTTGGTGTGCTCTGAAAGAACAAAGGAGCATGCATGGCATGGCATACTATTGTAATATGACCTCAATAACAACAAAGTTGCCTGTGCACAGC comes from Salmo salar chromosome ssa20, Ssal_v3.1, whole genome shotgun sequence and encodes:
- the LOC106580997 gene encoding T-box transcription factor TBX4 encodes the protein MLQEKASAVTDDSVTGVQPGGPPDLSPDSAHLGLPTTPSIPQGNEPDQNIENIKVVLHERELWKKFHEAGTEMIITKAGRRMFPSYKVKVTGMNPKTKYILLTDIVPADDHRYKFCDNKWMVAGKAEPAMPGRLYVHPDSPATGAHWMRQMVSFQKLKLTNNHLDPFGHIILNSMHKYQPRLHIVKADENNAFGSKNTAYCTHVFHETAFISVTSYQNHKITQLKIENNPFAKGFRGSDEGDLRVSRLQGKDYPVISKNMVRQRLLSSHGHLTGKLGAGVHLSGHPQVLSHYQYEGGVPLGNSDHQEHISNSFPSSREPSLLYHCFKHRDNTRHLELGCKRPYLDTAPPAVSEEHYFRSPPSYEPPLLSHPYCGEAISSREACMYGGMEGENGQGAVGADDLVPPSLNCNVWASVQPYPRYSVQTVEAVPYQPFTAHFTSTATATSVVPHHTPSGPSRPQPDIGVYSPATAQRGLAVIPSSSSASSSSPPVPGSRDSRPLVYPPLYHRKPGPGSPLLPHREFSAFPTQSAPSSIRDPSYQYQMGQSSVGAHWNDS